From the Lepisosteus oculatus isolate fLepOcu1 chromosome 1, fLepOcu1.hap2, whole genome shotgun sequence genome, one window contains:
- the npffl gene encoding pro-FMRFamide-related neuropeptide FF like isoform X1 yields MDTAAWVTLLGLVLAAAGVGGALKEEGLESAENLQRQEGQSLTARLAGVLVQLGVLQAGGHLLLGLRVRREDADWTGAGVSRTAAGCVVRPRPRGASASVGLRDAPSQTLGAAGKPLQLVRNESLQSRRPVLG; encoded by the exons ATGGACACGGCAGCCTGGGTGACCCTTCTGGGGCTGGTGCTGGCCGCGGCCGGCGTGGGCGGCGCGCTGAAGGAGGAAGGCCTGGAGTCGGCGGAAAACCTGCAGCGCCAGGAGGGGCAGAGCCTGACCGCGAGGCTGGCGGGGGTCTTG GTGCAGCTCGGGGTTCTGCAAGCAGGGGGGCACCTGCTGCTGGGGCTTCGTGTGAGAAGGGAGGATGCAGACTGGACCGGGGCAGGAGTGTCCCGAACGGCTGCTGGCTGCGTGGTCCGACCCCGGCCCAGAGGGGCCAGTGCGTCTGTGGGTTTGCGAGACGCTCCGAGCCAGACGCTTGGAGCAGCTGGGAAACCTCTCCAGCTGGTTCGGAATGAAAGCCTGCAGAGTCGCCGTCCCGTCCTGGGCTAA
- the npffl gene encoding pro-FMRFamide-related neuropeptide FF like isoform X2, with the protein MDTAAWVTLLGLVLAAAGVGGALKEEGLESAENLQRQEGQSLTARLAGVLDGEDAGVRTDERLLSALLRPLLHASQRYGRSPSFLFQPQRFGRETRGGLGFEGRIQSRDWETMPPQFWSMAVPQRFGKKK; encoded by the exons ATGGACACGGCAGCCTGGGTGACCCTTCTGGGGCTGGTGCTGGCCGCGGCCGGCGTGGGCGGCGCGCTGAAGGAGGAAGGCCTGGAGTCGGCGGAAAACCTGCAGCGCCAGGAGGGGCAGAGCCTGACCGCGAGGCTGGCGGGGGTCTTG GACGGCGAGGACGCGGGGGTCCGGACAGACGAGCGCCTGCTCAGCGCCCTGCTGCGCCCCCTCCTTCACGCCTCCCAGAGATACGGCCGGAGCCCCTCCTTCCTCTTCCAGCCCCAGAG gtTTGGCCGGGAGACCAGAGGAGGCCTCGGCTTCGAGGGCAGGATACAGTCCCGGGACTGGGAGACCATGCCGCCACAGTTCTGGAGCATGGCGGTGCCGCAGAGATTCGGCAAGAAGAAGTGA